In a genomic window of [Empedobacter] haloabium:
- a CDS encoding sodium/solute symporter (Members of the Solute:Sodium Symporter (SSS), TC 2.A.21 as described in tcdb.org, catalyze solute:Na+ symport. Known solutes for members of the family include sugars, amino acids, nucleosides, inositols, vitamins, urea or anions, depending on the system.): protein MNTFSTLDSVVFLVYFVVVAAYGLWVYYRRKKTTSGQASHDYFLAEGSLTWWAIGASLIASNISAEQFIGMSGSGYKIGMAIAVYELMAAATLVIVAVFFMPVYLKNRIYTMPQFLEQRYGKPVATTMALFWLGLYVVVNLTSILYLGALAISSVAGLNVFACMLFLAVFAAIITLGGMKVIGYTDVVQVLCLVVGGLVTTWIALDLVAGLGGGQGALVGASELLQRAGGHFNMVLERGNPNYMDLPGLSTLIGGMLIVNLNYWGCNQYITQRALGADLPTARKGLLFAAFLKLLMPVIVVLPGIAAFALDQSGALGDAMRAGGELNPDRAYPTLLALLPSGLKGVAFAALTAAVVASLAGKANSIATIFTLDIYKHHFNKEASEQRLVWIGRVSVIFAIALAVLIAPFLGIDKKGGFQYIQEYTGFVSPGILAMFLLGFFWRKTTPAAAMFATIGGLVFSIILKFLPGMMDLSFLAPIGFAVDNGAGVYEIPFLDRMFIVFCLVVAGMVLLSTLGRQDGSVRRMQIDRTLFRVDGGFALGSAVICVLLGVIYGTWW from the coding sequence ATGAACACTTTCTCTACCCTCGACTCCGTCGTTTTCCTCGTCTATTTCGTGGTCGTTGCCGCCTACGGCCTGTGGGTGTATTACCGGCGCAAGAAGACCACGTCCGGCCAGGCCTCGCATGACTACTTCCTGGCCGAAGGCTCGCTGACGTGGTGGGCCATCGGGGCCTCGCTGATAGCGTCCAACATTTCGGCCGAGCAGTTCATCGGCATGAGCGGTTCCGGCTACAAGATCGGCATGGCGATCGCCGTGTACGAGTTGATGGCGGCGGCCACGCTGGTCATCGTGGCCGTGTTCTTCATGCCCGTCTACCTGAAGAACCGCATCTACACGATGCCGCAGTTCCTCGAGCAGCGCTACGGCAAGCCGGTGGCGACGACGATGGCGCTGTTCTGGCTGGGGCTGTATGTGGTGGTCAACCTGACGTCGATCCTGTACCTCGGCGCGCTGGCCATTTCCAGCGTCGCGGGGCTGAATGTGTTTGCCTGCATGCTGTTCCTGGCCGTGTTCGCCGCCATCATCACCTTGGGCGGCATGAAGGTGATCGGCTACACGGACGTGGTGCAGGTGCTGTGCCTGGTCGTGGGCGGCCTGGTCACGACATGGATCGCGCTGGACCTGGTGGCGGGGCTGGGCGGCGGGCAGGGCGCCCTGGTCGGTGCCAGCGAGCTGTTGCAGCGTGCCGGCGGCCATTTCAATATGGTGCTGGAGCGCGGCAATCCGAACTATATGGACCTGCCCGGCCTGTCCACGCTGATCGGCGGCATGCTGATCGTCAACCTGAACTACTGGGGCTGCAACCAGTACATCACGCAGCGCGCGCTGGGGGCGGACTTGCCGACGGCGCGCAAGGGCCTGCTGTTTGCCGCCTTCCTGAAACTGCTGATGCCCGTCATCGTGGTGCTGCCCGGGATTGCCGCCTTTGCGCTGGACCAGTCCGGCGCGCTGGGCGACGCCATGCGCGCCGGTGGCGAACTGAACCCTGACCGCGCCTACCCGACCTTGCTGGCGCTGTTGCCGTCCGGCCTGAAGGGGGTCGCGTTCGCGGCGCTGACGGCCGCCGTCGTGGCCTCGCTGGCGGGCAAGGCCAACAGCATCGCCACGATTTTCACGCTGGATATCTACAAGCACCACTTCAACAAGGAGGCGTCGGAACAGCGCCTGGTCTGGATCGGCCGCGTCAGCGTGATCTTCGCCATCGCGCTGGCCGTGCTGATCGCGCCGTTCCTCGGCATCGACAAGAAGGGCGGCTTCCAGTACATCCAGGAATACACGGGCTTCGTGTCGCCTGGCATCCTGGCGATGTTCCTGCTGGGCTTCTTCTGGCGCAAGACGACGCCCGCCGCGGCCATGTTCGCGACAATCGGCGGCCTGGTGTTCTCGATCATCCTGAAATTCCTGCCAGGCATGATGGATCTGTCTTTCCTGGCGCCGATCGGCTTTGCCGTCGACAACGGTGCCGGCGTCTACGAGATTCCGTTCCTGGACCGCATGTTCATCGTGTTCTGCCTGGTGGTCGCAGGCATGGTACTGCTGAGCACGCTGGGCCGGCAGGATGGCAGTGTGCGCCGCATGCAGATCGACCGGACGCTGTTCCGCGTGGACGGCGGGTTTGCGCTGGGCTCGGCCGTCATCTGCGTCCTGCTGGGGGTGATCTACGGCACCTGGTGGTAA
- a CDS encoding amidohydrolase, giving the protein MKTQVASRIERMYPWLDALYKDLHAHPEIAFQETRTAGKLAGEMRKLGFEVTEKVGKTGIVAVLRNGTGPTVLVRTELDGLPMEEKTGLPYASRARASSEGRDSFVTHSCGHDVHMASWLGAARTLVELKDQWHGTLVFIGQPAEEITSGAKAMLDDGLFKRFPKPDYAFALHSWPLAHGTVGYNSGPVSSNSDGLEIVFKGRGGHGSAPDKALDPITIAARFVVDVQTVVSREKDPKEFGVVTIGAIQGGTVGNIIPDSVLVRGTIRSYSPEVRARLLEGVRRVANASAAMAGAPAPDVQLAAGGAAIVNDEELVRRTEAVFQDAFGPANAQRMPAMTASEDFSQFAGQGIPSMFFFTGVYDPKDVAEARRPGGKPVAFNHSPFYAPVPEPSIKTAAQAMSLAVLNVLKR; this is encoded by the coding sequence TTGAAGACCCAGGTCGCCAGCCGCATCGAGCGCATGTATCCATGGCTCGACGCGCTCTACAAGGACCTGCATGCCCATCCCGAGATCGCATTCCAGGAAACGCGCACGGCCGGCAAGCTGGCCGGCGAGATGCGCAAGCTGGGCTTCGAGGTCACCGAAAAGGTCGGCAAGACCGGCATCGTGGCGGTGCTGCGCAACGGAACAGGCCCGACAGTACTGGTGCGCACCGAGCTGGACGGCCTGCCGATGGAGGAAAAGACGGGCCTGCCGTATGCGAGCCGGGCCCGTGCCAGCAGTGAAGGCCGCGACAGCTTCGTCACCCACAGCTGCGGCCATGACGTGCACATGGCCAGCTGGCTGGGCGCGGCCCGCACGCTGGTCGAGCTGAAGGACCAGTGGCACGGCACCCTGGTCTTCATCGGCCAGCCGGCCGAGGAAATCACCTCCGGCGCCAAGGCCATGCTCGATGACGGCCTGTTCAAGCGCTTCCCGAAACCGGACTACGCCTTCGCGCTGCATTCGTGGCCCCTGGCCCATGGCACGGTGGGTTACAACAGCGGTCCGGTCTCGTCCAATTCCGATGGCCTCGAAATCGTCTTCAAGGGCCGCGGCGGACACGGCTCCGCCCCCGACAAGGCGCTCGACCCGATCACGATCGCGGCCCGCTTCGTCGTCGACGTGCAGACGGTCGTCAGCCGCGAGAAGGATCCGAAGGAGTTCGGCGTCGTGACGATCGGCGCGATCCAGGGCGGCACGGTCGGCAACATCATTCCGGACAGCGTGCTGGTGCGTGGCACCATCCGCTCCTACAGCCCGGAGGTGCGCGCCAGGCTGCTGGAAGGCGTGCGGCGGGTCGCCAACGCCTCGGCCGCGATGGCCGGCGCGCCGGCGCCGGACGTGCAGCTCGCCGCCGGCGGCGCCGCCATCGTCAACGACGAGGAGCTGGTGCGCCGCACCGAGGCCGTGTTCCAGGATGCGTTCGGCCCGGCCAACGCCCAGCGCATGCCGGCGATGACGGCCAGCGAGGACTTTTCCCAGTTCGCCGGCCAGGGCATCCCGTCGATGTTCTTCTTTACCGGCGTGTACGACCCGAAGGACGTGGCCGAAGCGCGGCGCCCGGGCGGCAAGCCCGTCGCCTTCAACCACTCGCCGTTCTACGCGCCGGTGCCGGAGCCTTCCATCAAGACGGCGGCGCAGGCGATGAGCCTGGCGGTATTGAATGTGCTGAAGCGCTGA
- a CDS encoding acyltransferase family protein: MPPRCSRPTFYFFLKTGYFDISAELKPLLHTWSLAVEEHYYILFPLALMPLWRHGRKLILPVFAAIFVASLLFAQWSVHRHPSMAFYLLPARAWEILLGTLCAILLSRKEQPMLMAPQWLNQLGSLIGLALIVVAIFAFDGKTLSPGPAMLVPTVGAALIILFARPGTIANSVLGLPGVVLIGIVSYSAYLWHQPALAFFRLYFVEDPSHGVALALIALVFALAWLTYRYVETPFRARGALNLTRRQVFAFALLGLLAMGVIGFAGHHWRGFPSRNEQTLRLGQNGGLSFACSGAELDDKRCQSKPDPKIILWGDSYAMHLAQALADVYPDQGLWQMTLSSCPPVPGYMDAPIKAAITCDAYNERVIQRLRTLPHPEQYTVVMSSTSNLSGKVFREGTSRTFKELGALGYKLVLVSATPRYGGTLKCLKMHARQDGDFSSCTFDFKDTMNYTFFPAQRKFSEEHNVRFVDLSKLFCDGQSCGIQKDGVLLLRDEGHMSTESTGKLAAFLRGELRPAAAQVAGTAAGQAR, encoded by the coding sequence TTGCCACCTCGCTGTTCTCGTCCAACGTTTTACTTCTTCCTCAAGACCGGCTACTTCGACATCTCGGCCGAGCTGAAGCCGCTGCTGCACACCTGGAGCCTGGCGGTCGAGGAACACTACTACATCCTGTTCCCGCTGGCGCTGATGCCGTTGTGGCGCCACGGCCGCAAGCTGATCCTGCCGGTGTTCGCGGCGATCTTCGTGGCCAGCCTGTTGTTCGCGCAGTGGAGCGTGCATCGTCATCCGTCGATGGCGTTCTACCTGCTGCCGGCACGGGCCTGGGAAATCCTGCTGGGTACGCTGTGCGCGATCTTGCTGTCGCGCAAGGAGCAGCCGATGCTGATGGCGCCGCAATGGTTGAACCAGCTGGGCAGCCTGATCGGCCTGGCGCTGATCGTCGTCGCCATCTTCGCGTTCGACGGCAAGACGCTGTCGCCCGGTCCCGCCATGCTGGTACCGACGGTCGGCGCGGCCCTGATCATCCTGTTTGCCCGCCCCGGCACCATCGCCAACAGCGTACTGGGCCTGCCGGGCGTCGTGCTGATCGGGATCGTGTCGTACAGCGCCTACCTGTGGCACCAGCCCGCGCTGGCGTTCTTCCGGCTGTATTTCGTCGAGGACCCCAGCCATGGCGTGGCGCTGGCCCTGATCGCGCTCGTGTTCGCGCTGGCCTGGCTGACCTACCGCTACGTGGAGACGCCGTTCCGTGCCCGTGGCGCGCTGAACCTGACGCGGCGCCAGGTGTTCGCGTTTGCGCTGCTGGGACTGCTGGCGATGGGCGTCATCGGTTTTGCCGGCCATCACTGGCGCGGTTTCCCGAGCCGCAACGAGCAGACGCTGCGCCTGGGCCAGAACGGTGGCCTGTCGTTCGCGTGCTCGGGCGCCGAGCTGGACGACAAACGCTGCCAATCGAAACCCGATCCGAAGATCATCCTGTGGGGCGACAGCTATGCGATGCACCTGGCCCAGGCGCTGGCCGACGTCTACCCGGACCAGGGCCTGTGGCAGATGACGCTGTCGTCCTGCCCGCCGGTGCCCGGCTACATGGACGCGCCGATCAAGGCCGCGATCACGTGCGACGCCTATAACGAGCGCGTGATCCAGCGCCTGCGCACGCTGCCTCATCCGGAGCAGTACACCGTGGTGATGTCGAGCACGTCCAACCTGTCCGGCAAGGTGTTCCGCGAAGGCACCTCGCGCACCTTCAAGGAACTGGGCGCGCTCGGCTACAAGCTGGTGCTGGTCTCGGCCACGCCGCGCTACGGCGGCACGCTGAAGTGCCTGAAGATGCATGCGCGCCAGGATGGCGACTTCTCCAGCTGCACGTTCGACTTCAAGGACACGATGAACTACACGTTCTTCCCGGCCCAGCGCAAGTTCAGCGAGGAGCACAACGTGCGCTTCGTCGACCTGTCCAAGCTGTTCTGCGATGGCCAGAGCTGCGGCATCCAGAAGGACGGCGTGCTGCTGCTGCGTGACGAAGGCCATATGTCGACGGAATCGACCGGCAAGCTGGCGGCGTTCCTGCGCGGCGAGCTGCGGCCGGCCGCCGCCCAGGTGGCGGGCACGGCGGCGGGGCAGGCCCGCTGA
- a CDS encoding SDR family oxidoreductase, with product MFDLADQVAIVTGASSGIGRATAQLLAQRGAAVVLNARHPGALDEVVHAIRARGGRASAVAGDAGDPATHEHLVAAAQAFGGLDIAVNNAGVVGPAGPLAGLSLDAWQHVLEVNLTAAFLGARSQIPAMLARGGGALVFTSSFVGTSVGIPGMAAYGTAKAGLVGLVKGITADYAAQGIRANAVLPGGTDTPMAGDQAQKDWAAGLHALGRIARPEEIAEAICFLASPSASFVAGAALFADGGNAAVK from the coding sequence ATGTTCGATCTTGCAGACCAAGTCGCCATCGTCACCGGCGCCTCGTCCGGCATCGGCCGCGCCACCGCGCAGCTGCTGGCGCAACGGGGCGCGGCCGTCGTGCTCAACGCGCGCCACCCCGGAGCGCTGGACGAAGTGGTGCACGCGATCCGCGCGCGCGGGGGTCGCGCCAGCGCCGTGGCCGGCGATGCGGGCGATCCCGCCACCCACGAGCACTTGGTGGCCGCGGCGCAGGCATTCGGCGGCCTGGACATCGCCGTCAACAACGCCGGCGTGGTGGGCCCGGCCGGCCCGCTGGCCGGCCTCTCGTTGGACGCCTGGCAGCATGTGCTGGAGGTCAACCTGACGGCCGCGTTCCTCGGCGCGCGCAGCCAGATCCCGGCCATGCTGGCACGGGGCGGCGGCGCGCTGGTGTTCACGTCCAGCTTCGTCGGTACCAGTGTGGGTATTCCCGGCATGGCGGCGTACGGCACGGCCAAGGCCGGGCTGGTAGGGCTGGTCAAAGGGATCACGGCCGACTACGCGGCGCAGGGCATCCGTGCCAACGCAGTGCTGCCGGGCGGCACCGATACGCCGATGGCGGGCGACCAGGCGCAGAAGGACTGGGCGGCCGGGCTGCACGCGCTGGGTCGCATTGCCCGTCCGGAAGAGATCGCCGAGGCCATCTGCTTCCTGGCCAGTCCCAGCGCCAGCTTCGTGGCCGGCGCGGCGCTGTTCGCCGACGGCGGCAACGCGGCCGTCAAATAG
- a CDS encoding CatB-related O-acetyltransferase: MHGPDADNPFPMAGFPQVCYLNNVIDAPNIVIGDYTYYDDPDGPDAFRRNVLYHFPFIGDTLRIGKFCALARGVKFIMNGANHQMNGISTYPFFIFGNGWDSARPAPDELPYKGDTVIGNDVWIGYDALVMPGVTIGDGAIVAARSVVTADVPPYAIVGGNPARPVRARFDADTAARLVALAWWDRPAEWITAHLALIRGGDVAALERAAG; the protein is encoded by the coding sequence ATGCATGGACCAGACGCCGACAATCCCTTCCCGATGGCGGGATTTCCCCAGGTGTGCTACCTGAACAACGTCATCGACGCGCCCAATATCGTCATCGGCGACTATACCTACTATGACGACCCGGACGGGCCGGATGCGTTCCGCCGCAACGTGCTGTATCACTTCCCCTTCATCGGCGACACGCTACGGATCGGCAAGTTTTGCGCGCTGGCGCGCGGCGTCAAATTCATCATGAACGGCGCCAACCACCAGATGAACGGCATCTCGACCTATCCCTTTTTCATCTTCGGCAACGGCTGGGACAGCGCGCGGCCGGCACCGGACGAACTGCCCTACAAGGGCGACACCGTGATCGGCAACGACGTGTGGATCGGCTATGACGCGCTGGTCATGCCGGGCGTGACGATCGGCGACGGCGCCATCGTGGCGGCGCGCAGCGTGGTGACGGCGGACGTGCCGCCCTACGCGATCGTGGGCGGCAACCCGGCGCGGCCGGTGCGCGCACGCTTCGACGCCGACACGGCCGCGCGCCTGGTGGCGCTGGCCTGGTGGGACCGGCCGGCCGAGTGGATCACGGCGCACCTGGCGCTGATCCGCGGCGGCGACGTGGCGGCGCTGGAGCGCGCCGCCGGCTGA
- a CDS encoding flagellin, with protein sequence MLSLHTNNAALSAQNSLTRTQSQLSTSMTRLSTGYRINSAMDDAAGLQIATRLKTQTSGMQVAMRNTQNSISLMQTAEGALDETTNILNRMKDLATQAADGSSTMDDQAAMQAEFDSLSNELGNIMTNTKFGGTNLMTDGTGKLSTTITFQIGSDKDEKMTADFTTEMSAVHTKIKAAATQYDGATGVAATAAGTEISGADATTGATNANTTIKNLSDAIDAVGTVRSKLGAISNRLDHVYNNLSSISTNTKNATGRIMDVDFATESANMTANQMLLQAGTAMLKQSNSQSSLVLSLLQ encoded by the coding sequence ATGCTGAGCCTGCACACCAACAACGCCGCCCTGTCCGCACAAAACTCGCTGACCCGCACCCAAAGCCAGCTGTCGACGTCGATGACCCGCCTGTCGACCGGCTACCGTATCAATTCGGCCATGGACGACGCTGCTGGCCTGCAGATCGCCACCCGCCTGAAGACCCAGACCAGCGGCATGCAAGTGGCGATGCGCAACACGCAAAACTCGATCTCGCTGATGCAGACCGCCGAAGGCGCGCTGGACGAGACCACCAACATCCTGAACCGCATGAAAGACCTGGCAACCCAGGCCGCCGACGGTTCCTCGACCATGGACGACCAGGCCGCGATGCAGGCCGAATTCGACTCCCTGTCGAACGAACTGGGCAACATCATGACCAACACCAAGTTCGGCGGCACCAACCTGATGACGGATGGCACCGGCAAGCTGTCGACGACGATCACGTTCCAGATCGGTTCGGACAAGGACGAGAAGATGACGGCCGACTTCACGACCGAAATGTCCGCCGTGCACACCAAGATCAAGGCAGCCGCCACGCAGTACGACGGCGCCACCGGTGTCGCCGCCACCGCCGCCGGCACGGAAATCTCCGGCGCCGACGCGACGACCGGCGCGACCAACGCCAACACGACGATCAAGAACCTGTCGGACGCGATCGACGCCGTGGGCACCGTGCGTTCGAAGCTGGGTGCGATCTCGAACCGCCTGGACCACGTCTACAACAACCTGTCGAGCATCTCGACCAACACGAAGAACGCCACCGGCCGCATCATGGACGTGGACTTCGCGACGGAATCGGCCAACATGACGGCGAACCAGATGCTGCTGCAAGCCGGCACCGCGATGCTGAAGCAGTCCAACAGCCAGTCCTCGCTGGTCCTGTCGCTGCTGCAATAA
- a CDS encoding AI-2E family transporter produces MKQFTLPQNSFLLLLGLVTLAFLWILSPFAGAIFWGVVFAIVFAPLHYRLLEVTGNKPTASALIALLLIVLMVILPVTLIAISLVNQAAAVYAMIESGQINFGAMFQRAINGLPGWALELLERFELTSLATLEAKLTAAAAQISQATAKYAINVGRNALDFMVSVTVMLYLLFFLFRDGQTLSGKIRSAVPLSERYKEPLFENFITVIRATVKGNILVALAQGALGGLAFWFLDVPGPLLWGVVMAFLSLLPAVGAAIIWGPVAIYFIATGATWEGIGLVVYGVMVIGLVDNLLRPVLVGKDTKLPDYVVLLSTIGGMALFGLNGFVIGPVIAALFIATWDLFANAGEFHDR; encoded by the coding sequence ATGAAGCAATTCACCCTGCCGCAAAACTCGTTCCTGCTGCTGCTCGGCCTGGTCACCCTGGCCTTCCTGTGGATCCTCAGCCCGTTCGCGGGCGCGATTTTCTGGGGCGTGGTGTTCGCCATCGTGTTCGCGCCGCTGCATTACCGGCTGCTGGAGGTCACGGGCAACAAGCCGACCGCGTCGGCGCTGATCGCGCTGCTGCTGATCGTCCTGATGGTGATCCTGCCGGTCACCCTGATCGCCATCTCGCTGGTCAACCAGGCCGCCGCCGTGTACGCGATGATCGAGTCGGGCCAGATCAATTTCGGCGCCATGTTCCAGCGCGCCATCAACGGTTTGCCGGGCTGGGCGCTGGAACTGCTGGAGCGCTTCGAACTGACCAGCCTGGCCACGCTGGAAGCGAAGCTGACGGCCGCCGCTGCCCAGATCAGCCAGGCCACGGCGAAGTACGCCATCAACGTCGGCCGGAATGCCCTCGACTTCATGGTCAGCGTGACCGTCATGCTGTACCTGCTGTTCTTCCTGTTCCGCGACGGCCAGACCCTGTCCGGCAAGATCCGCAGCGCGGTGCCGCTCAGCGAGCGTTACAAGGAGCCGCTGTTCGAGAACTTCATCACCGTCATCCGTGCCACCGTCAAGGGCAATATCCTGGTGGCGCTGGCCCAGGGCGCGCTGGGCGGCCTGGCGTTCTGGTTCCTGGACGTGCCGGGTCCCTTGCTGTGGGGCGTGGTGATGGCCTTCCTGTCGCTGCTGCCGGCCGTCGGCGCTGCCATCATCTGGGGCCCGGTGGCCATCTACTTCATCGCCACCGGCGCGACGTGGGAGGGCATCGGCCTGGTGGTGTATGGCGTGATGGTGATCGGCCTGGTGGACAACCTGCTGCGCCCCGTCCTGGTCGGCAAGGACACCAAGCTGCCCGACTACGTGGTGCTGCTGTCCACCATCGGCGGCATGGCGCTGTTCGGCCTGAATGGCTTCGTCATCGGCCCCGTGATCGCCGCCTTGTTCATCGCCACCTGGGACCTGTTCGCCAACGCGGGCGAATTCCACGACCGCTGA